The following coding sequences are from one Luteimonas sp. S4-F44 window:
- a CDS encoding GNAT family N-acetyltransferase — MSAHDAHAAPPPEEALPQFSKADLPANGRDYPAELQLRSRRMQLCGFAFRHVLELLQLGREERVTRLLLDNRLDTLDDAMGLVVWANRIYRERPGLGLWRAADHCDRFIGMFSLVPLGTTRDVSIGVRLLPSAWGRGYAIEGGAALCAHAFDGLRLEDLVAHCAPDNRSVPPLLLRLGFEEIDRGMHFGKPARRFRLRREDWHGLRPRRESVARNAQRDASVPPLAP; from the coding sequence ATGTCCGCTCACGACGCACACGCCGCGCCCCCGCCCGAAGAGGCGCTGCCGCAGTTCTCCAAGGCCGATCTGCCGGCCAATGGCCGCGACTATCCCGCCGAACTGCAGCTGCGCAGCCGCCGGATGCAACTGTGCGGCTTCGCGTTCCGGCACGTGCTCGAACTGCTGCAGCTCGGTCGCGAGGAGCGGGTGACGCGCCTGCTGCTCGACAACCGCCTCGACACCCTCGACGACGCGATGGGGCTGGTGGTGTGGGCCAATCGTATCTATCGCGAGCGTCCAGGCCTGGGCCTGTGGCGCGCCGCCGATCACTGCGACCGGTTCATCGGCATGTTCTCGCTGGTGCCGCTGGGCACCACGCGCGATGTCTCGATCGGGGTACGTCTGCTGCCGTCGGCTTGGGGACGCGGCTACGCGATCGAAGGCGGCGCGGCCCTGTGCGCGCATGCCTTCGACGGGTTGAGGCTCGAAGACCTCGTGGCGCACTGCGCGCCGGACAATCGGTCGGTGCCGCCCTTGTTGCTTCGGCTGGGGTTTGAAGAGATCGATCGCGGCATGCACTTCGGCAAGCCAGCGCGCCGGTTTCGCCTGCGGCGCGAGGACTGGCACGGCCTGCGTCCGCGTCGGGAGAGCGTGGCCCGAAACGCGCAGCGAGACGCGTCGGTGCCGCCCTTGGCGCCGTGA
- a CDS encoding FliI/YscN family ATPase, protein MTADLALSALDAVGTPTPAHDPLLHALGKVQAIERVGRVSEAYGTLIKATGLRAAIGELCHLRNPGDSRFELAAEVVGVSRQHTVLTPLGPLDGIAATTEVYASGRQASVPVGDGLLGRILDAHGTPIDGLGAIGPTVDAPIYAASPNPLRRALIERPFSTGVRAIDTVMTAGEGQRIGIFAVAGGGKSTLLGMLARGGDADVNVVVLVGERGREVNEFINDNLGAAGLAKSVIVVATSDRPALERSRAAWVGTAVAEYFRDQGKRVLLLVDSVTRFARALRDVGLAVGEPPARRGFPPSVFSELPKLFERAGNNDKGSITAFYTVLAEDEDGGDPIVEEVRSILDGHIVLSRKLAAAYHYPAIDVLTSLSRTMPRVVEQPHLRAAGQLRKLLAKHQDIELLVQLGEYKRGTDPDADLAIEKIGAIRALLQQSEHELVPFDTSSAALRKLFA, encoded by the coding sequence ATGACCGCCGATCTCGCCCTGTCGGCGCTCGACGCCGTCGGCACACCGACGCCGGCGCACGATCCGTTGCTGCACGCGCTGGGCAAGGTCCAGGCGATCGAGCGCGTCGGCCGGGTCAGCGAAGCCTACGGCACGCTGATCAAGGCGACCGGGCTGCGCGCGGCGATCGGCGAGCTGTGCCATCTGCGCAATCCCGGCGACAGCCGGTTCGAGCTGGCGGCCGAGGTCGTCGGTGTGTCGCGTCAGCACACTGTGCTGACCCCGTTGGGGCCGCTCGACGGCATTGCCGCGACGACCGAGGTCTATGCCTCCGGCCGCCAGGCGTCGGTGCCGGTCGGCGACGGCCTGCTCGGGCGCATTCTCGATGCCCACGGCACGCCGATCGACGGCCTCGGGGCGATCGGTCCGACGGTCGACGCGCCGATCTACGCCGCCTCGCCCAATCCACTGCGCCGCGCGCTGATCGAACGTCCGTTCTCGACCGGCGTGCGTGCGATCGACACCGTCATGACCGCAGGCGAGGGCCAGCGCATCGGCATCTTCGCCGTGGCCGGCGGCGGCAAGAGCACGCTGCTGGGCATGCTCGCCCGGGGCGGCGATGCCGACGTCAACGTGGTCGTGCTGGTCGGCGAGCGCGGCCGCGAGGTCAACGAGTTCATCAACGACAACCTCGGTGCGGCCGGCCTGGCCAAGTCGGTCATCGTCGTCGCCACCTCCGACCGGCCCGCGCTCGAGCGCAGTCGCGCCGCGTGGGTCGGCACTGCGGTCGCCGAGTACTTTCGCGACCAGGGCAAGCGCGTGCTGTTGTTGGTCGACTCGGTCACCCGCTTTGCGCGCGCGCTGCGCGATGTCGGCCTGGCGGTCGGCGAACCGCCGGCGCGGCGCGGGTTTCCGCCCTCGGTGTTCAGCGAGCTGCCGAAGCTGTTCGAGCGCGCAGGCAACAACGACAAGGGCTCGATCACCGCGTTCTACACCGTGCTGGCCGAGGACGAGGACGGCGGCGACCCGATCGTCGAGGAAGTGCGCTCGATCCTTGACGGCCACATCGTGCTCTCGCGCAAGCTCGCCGCCGCCTACCATTACCCGGCGATCGACGTGCTCACCAGCCTCAGCCGTACGATGCCCAGGGTCGTCGAGCAGCCGCATCTGCGCGCGGCCGGGCAGCTGCGCAAGTTGCTGGCCAAGCACCAGGACATCGAACTGCTGGTGCAGCTGGGCGAGTACAAGCGCGGCACCGATCCCGACGCCGATCTGGCGATCGAGAAGATCGGCGCGATTCGCGCGCTGCTGCAACAGTCCGAACACGAACTGGTGCCGTTCGATACCTCGTCGGCGGCCTTGCGGAAGCTGTTCGCATGA
- a CDS encoding FliH/SctL family protein, which translates to MSTAASPQRHRPEGSAAVFERRQFQRGVAGPIVRAAEWRSLGELDALLERVNALYEEASAEIQKAREQGYAEGFSEGLERAKQQMTQQLASLNERRARVLADAAGRIGDLACAIVQRLAPGFDAAAVVPALVMQAVESAQAEQFLMIRVHPSVRERVGEGLGAVRQAHPGVGLIELVDDESLDPLSCIVVSEAGEVRAGVSQQIEAIRAALAQASAHVAAP; encoded by the coding sequence ATGTCGACCGCCGCTTCTCCCCAGCGCCACAGACCCGAGGGCAGCGCCGCTGTCTTCGAGCGCCGCCAGTTCCAGCGCGGCGTCGCCGGGCCAATCGTCCGGGCGGCCGAGTGGCGATCGCTGGGCGAGCTCGACGCGCTGCTCGAACGCGTCAACGCCCTCTACGAGGAAGCAAGCGCCGAGATCCAGAAGGCGCGCGAGCAGGGTTACGCGGAAGGATTCTCCGAAGGCCTGGAGCGCGCCAAGCAGCAGATGACCCAGCAGCTCGCGTCGCTCAACGAGCGCCGCGCGCGCGTGCTGGCCGACGCGGCCGGGCGCATCGGCGATCTGGCCTGCGCGATCGTGCAGCGGCTGGCCCCGGGCTTCGACGCCGCTGCGGTCGTGCCCGCACTGGTGATGCAGGCGGTCGAATCGGCCCAGGCCGAACAGTTCCTGATGATCCGCGTCCACCCCTCGGTGCGCGAGCGTGTCGGCGAGGGTCTGGGCGCCGTGCGCCAGGCGCATCCGGGTGTCGGCCTGATCGAACTGGTCGATGACGAAAGTCTCGACCCTTTGAGCTGCATCGTGGTCTCGGAGGCCGGCGAAGTCCGCGCCGGGGTCAGCCAGCAGATCGAGGCGATCCGCGCTGCGTTGGCGCAGGCGAGCGCGCACGTGGCCGCGCCATGA
- a CDS encoding EscJ/YscJ/HrcJ family type III secretion inner membrane ring protein yields MRLSNPNRWSSWVALLLACLVLAGCGGSPLYSALEERQANEMMGALIGSGIQAKKKPSATKVGWDVVVAESDIPQAMAVLEARGLPRQHYQTLGDIFKKEGFASSATDERGRYIHGLQQEISHTLSMLPGVANARVHIALPERDPLGGSTGKTSAAVWIFEQPGASVRDREADIKIVVKDGVEGLTDINQVSVKFVAMPAPPEAGQSGGTAMALSAVSPLAIGIAAAVVVIIALLLAFGSRLRGRSAVPAEPAPKRWQG; encoded by the coding sequence ATGCGTCTTTCCAACCCGAATCGATGGTCGAGCTGGGTGGCCCTGCTGCTGGCGTGTCTGGTGCTCGCCGGCTGCGGCGGCAGCCCGTTGTACAGCGCGCTCGAGGAACGGCAGGCCAACGAGATGATGGGCGCGTTGATCGGCTCGGGCATCCAGGCCAAGAAGAAGCCCTCGGCGACCAAGGTCGGTTGGGACGTCGTCGTGGCCGAGAGCGACATCCCGCAGGCGATGGCGGTGCTGGAGGCACGCGGCCTGCCGCGGCAGCACTATCAGACCCTCGGCGACATCTTCAAGAAGGAAGGCTTCGCATCGTCGGCGACCGACGAGCGCGGCCGTTACATCCACGGTCTGCAGCAGGAAATCTCGCACACGCTGAGCATGTTGCCGGGCGTGGCAAACGCCCGCGTGCACATCGCACTGCCCGAGCGCGATCCGCTCGGCGGCTCGACCGGCAAGACCTCGGCGGCGGTATGGATCTTCGAGCAACCCGGCGCCAGCGTCCGCGACCGTGAGGCCGATATCAAGATCGTGGTCAAGGACGGCGTCGAAGGCCTGACCGACATCAACCAGGTCTCGGTCAAGTTCGTGGCGATGCCGGCACCGCCGGAGGCCGGCCAGAGCGGCGGCACCGCGATGGCGCTGTCGGCGGTGAGCCCGCTGGCGATTGGCATCGCGGCGGCGGTGGTGGTGATCATCGCGCTGCTGCTCGCGTTCGGCAGCCGTCTGCGTGGGCGTAGCGCCGTGCCTGCAGAGCCCGCACCGAAGCGCTGGCAGGGCTGA
- a CDS encoding FHA domain-containing protein, protein MTQRNDNPTRPVHQVLRIVDGLHAGASRVLGDEEMILVGSGEDCDIVLADDGVAGHHALVTLMGGRFLVRALDAPVQIGATQVEPGDPVELATVQSVRLGEAAIAFGREDDPDWDGFVTVFAPPDDAAPRRSGFVRRLPLIAGIAALSLASLAIFAAVLPGSQATVDPRDRLDALLQEHGVMNPGISDGVDGRPSVTGAVDSAATLERLRAQLQAEGIVASLQLRTGENIAADVAEMFRGHGIPVKARYTGNGDVEVVGEFEDGAEIERLARSRAVSEISGVARILPRTPDGHVPRIASQGQAPEEPPPHIVSIVRGEDPHLIASDGRRFVPGDELPGKGRLISIGASAHVLNARGDLVKITPGPVATLDDTATASAPAQEQVDPRFTQVVAGVTAGSRGVVAAADGGAAQGGPANTTTQ, encoded by the coding sequence ATGACGCAACGCAACGACAATCCGACGCGGCCCGTGCACCAGGTGCTGCGCATCGTCGATGGCCTGCACGCCGGTGCAAGCCGCGTGCTCGGCGACGAGGAAATGATCCTGGTGGGCAGCGGTGAGGACTGCGACATCGTCCTCGCCGACGACGGCGTCGCCGGCCACCATGCGTTGGTGACCCTGATGGGCGGCCGGTTCCTGGTGCGTGCGCTCGATGCGCCGGTCCAGATCGGCGCCACCCAGGTCGAGCCCGGCGATCCGGTCGAACTGGCCACTGTGCAGTCGGTGCGGCTGGGCGAGGCCGCGATCGCGTTCGGCCGCGAGGACGACCCGGACTGGGACGGCTTTGTGACTGTTTTCGCGCCGCCCGATGACGCTGCGCCGCGACGCTCGGGCTTCGTGCGCCGGCTGCCGCTGATCGCGGGCATCGCCGCGCTGTCGCTCGCCTCGCTGGCGATCTTCGCTGCAGTGCTACCGGGGTCGCAGGCCACGGTCGATCCGCGCGATCGGCTCGATGCGCTGCTTCAGGAACACGGGGTGATGAACCCGGGCATCTCCGACGGCGTCGATGGGCGGCCGTCGGTGACCGGCGCGGTCGACAGCGCTGCGACGCTCGAGCGGCTGCGCGCGCAGCTCCAGGCCGAGGGCATCGTCGCCTCGCTGCAGTTGCGCACCGGCGAGAACATTGCCGCTGACGTGGCCGAGATGTTCCGCGGGCACGGTATTCCAGTGAAGGCCCGTTACACCGGCAATGGCGATGTCGAAGTGGTCGGCGAGTTCGAAGACGGCGCCGAGATCGAGCGCCTGGCCCGTTCGCGGGCGGTCAGCGAGATTTCCGGTGTCGCGCGCATCCTGCCGCGGACGCCGGACGGCCACGTGCCGCGCATCGCGTCGCAAGGGCAGGCGCCCGAAGAACCCCCGCCGCACATCGTCTCGATCGTGCGCGGCGAGGACCCGCACCTGATCGCGTCCGACGGTCGGCGTTTCGTGCCCGGCGACGAACTGCCCGGCAAAGGGCGGCTGATCTCCATCGGCGCGTCCGCCCACGTGCTCAATGCGCGCGGCGACCTGGTCAAGATCACCCCCGGCCCAGTGGCCACGCTCGACGACACCGCGACCGCCTCGGCACCGGCCCAAGAGCAGGTCGACCCGCGCTTTACGCAGGTTGTTGCCGGCGTTACCGCCGGCAGCCGCGGCGTCGTCGCGGCCGCCGACGGCGGTGCGGCGCAGGGTGGCCCTGCCAACACCACCACCCAGTAA
- the sctV gene encoding type III secretion system export apparatus subunit SctV: MKALFATLTGAPAGAAPRGKFGYSDVILAFAAVTIISVMILPLPLVIIDTLVAVNISIGFGLLLLGIYIPTPVAFSSFPSVLLLTTLFRLAISIAITRSILLHAEGGHIVETFGTLVAGGNLVVGLVVFLIITVVQFIVIAKGAERVAEVAARFTLDAMPGKQLSIDSDLRAGLIDKDEARRKRRLLETESQLHGSLDGAMKFVKGDAIAGIVIILINLLGGLAIGVLQKGMPLAEATHVYSILTIGDGLVSQIPAILATIAAGLVVTRTTGEIDDRHLGDAITRQVSDQPRVLLITGILALLMTLVPGFPWAVFLVLGVGLLTLSAWRYRHQFELLRRAFRVSEEEVVAEAQQTTERDDLAPPAPLQLQVSPALAQTLGTHNLEVRIAETAQRLREEYGVPVPVPSIRIAPALAEDEYRVMAFGARIATGRLRTDAWLQPQPASAAGAAKQPGFYPAVIAGEWTQAQTEDAQAPIDVLAHHTDAAIRRRMGGFLGIQETSNLFARMQRDYPDLVKEMLRVVAPQRVADVLRRLSEEGVPIRNLRDAFEAITDVGGREKDVVLLTEYVRVALKREIADRYSDDERTLHVLLIHPELEDKLRQSVRVAGGASQLAISPELAGRLGNEVRAHLGRQASGVRPVLLCSLDVRRHLRKLMEVDFFDLPVLSYQELAPDLRIVQAGQINA; this comes from the coding sequence ATGAAGGCTCTGTTCGCCACCCTGACCGGTGCACCGGCCGGCGCCGCGCCCCGCGGCAAGTTCGGCTACAGCGACGTCATTCTGGCGTTCGCGGCGGTCACCATCATCAGTGTGATGATCCTGCCGCTGCCGCTGGTGATCATCGACACGCTTGTAGCGGTGAACATCTCCATCGGCTTCGGCCTGCTGCTGCTCGGCATCTACATCCCCACACCGGTTGCGTTCTCCAGCTTCCCCAGCGTGCTGCTGCTGACAACGCTGTTTAGGCTGGCGATCTCGATCGCGATCACCCGTTCGATCCTGCTGCACGCCGAAGGCGGCCATATCGTCGAGACCTTCGGCACGCTGGTCGCCGGCGGCAACCTGGTCGTCGGTCTGGTGGTGTTTCTGATCATCACCGTCGTGCAGTTCATCGTGATCGCCAAGGGCGCCGAGCGCGTGGCCGAGGTCGCTGCGCGCTTCACCCTCGATGCGATGCCCGGCAAGCAGCTGTCGATCGATTCGGACCTGCGCGCGGGCCTGATCGACAAGGACGAGGCACGCCGCAAGCGCCGCCTGCTCGAGACCGAGAGCCAGCTGCACGGCTCGCTCGATGGTGCGATGAAGTTCGTCAAGGGCGATGCGATCGCCGGCATCGTCATCATTCTGATCAATCTGCTCGGTGGTCTGGCCATCGGCGTGTTGCAGAAAGGCATGCCGCTGGCCGAGGCGACGCACGTCTACAGCATCCTGACCATCGGTGATGGCCTGGTCTCGCAGATCCCGGCGATTCTGGCGACGATTGCCGCCGGCCTCGTCGTCACCCGCACCACCGGCGAAATCGACGACCGCCATCTGGGCGATGCGATCACCCGCCAGGTGTCGGACCAGCCGCGCGTGTTGCTGATCACCGGCATCCTGGCGTTGCTGATGACCCTGGTGCCTGGCTTCCCGTGGGCGGTCTTCCTGGTGCTGGGCGTCGGCCTGCTGACCCTGAGTGCCTGGCGCTACCGCCACCAGTTCGAACTGCTGCGCCGCGCCTTCCGCGTCAGCGAGGAAGAGGTCGTGGCCGAAGCGCAGCAGACGACCGAGCGCGACGATCTCGCGCCGCCGGCGCCGCTGCAGTTGCAGGTCTCGCCGGCGCTTGCGCAGACGCTGGGCACCCACAACCTCGAGGTGCGCATTGCCGAGACCGCGCAGCGGCTGCGCGAAGAGTACGGCGTGCCGGTGCCGGTGCCGTCGATACGCATCGCGCCGGCCCTGGCCGAGGACGAATACCGCGTGATGGCATTCGGCGCACGGATCGCAACCGGGCGCCTGCGCACCGACGCCTGGTTGCAGCCACAGCCGGCCAGTGCGGCCGGTGCGGCGAAGCAACCGGGCTTCTATCCGGCGGTGATCGCCGGCGAGTGGACCCAGGCGCAAACCGAGGACGCGCAGGCACCGATCGACGTGCTCGCCCACCACACCGATGCGGCGATCCGTCGGCGCATGGGCGGTTTTCTGGGCATCCAGGAGACCTCGAACCTGTTCGCGCGCATGCAGCGCGACTATCCGGACCTGGTCAAGGAAATGCTGCGCGTGGTCGCGCCGCAGCGCGTGGCCGACGTGCTGCGGCGGCTGTCGGAAGAAGGCGTGCCGATCCGCAACCTGCGCGATGCATTCGAGGCGATCACCGATGTCGGTGGCCGCGAAAAGGACGTGGTGCTGTTGACTGAATACGTGCGCGTTGCGCTCAAGCGCGAAATCGCCGATCGCTATTCAGACGACGAGCGCACGCTGCATGTACTGTTGATCCATCCCGAACTGGAAGACAAGCTGCGGCAATCGGTCCGCGTGGCGGGTGGTGCCAGCCAGCTTGCGATCTCTCCGGAATTGGCCGGACGGCTCGGCAACGAGGTGCGTGCGCACCTGGGCCGGCAAGCCTCCGGCGTCAGACCGGTGCTGTTGTGTTCGCTGGACGTGCGCAGGCATCTGCGCAAGCTCATGGAGGTCGATTTCTTCGACCTGCCGGTGCTCTCGTACCAGGAGCTGGCACCGGATCTGCGCATCGTGCAGGCGGGGCAGATCAATGCGTGA
- a CDS encoding flagellar biosynthetic protein FliO translates to MTRAACPSRFSALRRASGLLAIAWLPGWAAAAPAAPVAPTSDSFVGEMLAIVLPLVFIIAGLLLLLRLLRRRYGLSGGDTPLTVVQILPVGPRERLVVVRSRAGRAFAIGVGAQSVTFVTDLEADDLAPTPETTTRTDARFNIAGDR, encoded by the coding sequence ATGACCCGTGCCGCCTGCCCGTCCCGTTTCTCCGCACTGCGCCGGGCGTCCGGCCTACTGGCCATCGCCTGGCTGCCGGGATGGGCCGCCGCTGCGCCTGCCGCACCCGTTGCGCCGACCAGCGACTCATTCGTCGGCGAAATGCTGGCCATCGTGCTGCCTCTGGTCTTCATCATCGCTGGCCTGCTCTTGCTGCTGCGGTTGCTGCGCCGCCGCTATGGGTTGTCCGGCGGGGATACGCCGTTGACGGTGGTGCAGATCCTGCCGGTCGGTCCCCGGGAACGGCTGGTGGTCGTGCGATCGCGCGCCGGCCGGGCATTCGCCATCGGCGTGGGCGCCCAATCCGTGACGTTTGTCACCGATCTGGAGGCGGACGACCTCGCCCCGACCCCCGAGACGACCACGCGCACAGACGCGCGCTTCAATATCGCTGGCGATCGTTAA
- a CDS encoding ATP-binding protein — protein MLTAVPFACAAFDRRSGALVAANPRFSADLGALPGHGQRDALLASLYGDLTGEARGEEVRAPHSGRWYALHWRDLDCGGQALSLLTAVDISERIETLDSHKSQQEKLLFTSRMMSVGEMAATLAHELNQPLAAIVNYLNGSLRLVGQAGGPVQVERALQAARTQAEHASAVIARVREFVRAREPRRDAQELPLIVDTVLELLRLEAERQQLRVELALPASLPPVYADRVMIEQVLLNLVKNAIEAMREVPAAQRGLRIEARVNLDDEIEVRVCDRGPGLSPAQSEQLFSPFYTTKSDGLGIGLAICRSIIEYHEGRLFFEAMDGGGSVFGFTLPTPDRRI, from the coding sequence GTGCTGACAGCCGTGCCGTTCGCGTGCGCGGCGTTCGACCGGCGCAGCGGCGCGCTGGTGGCTGCCAATCCGCGTTTCTCGGCCGACCTGGGCGCGCTGCCCGGCCACGGCCAGCGCGATGCGCTGCTGGCCAGTCTGTATGGCGACCTGACCGGCGAAGCGCGCGGCGAGGAAGTCCGCGCGCCGCACAGCGGCCGTTGGTATGCACTGCATTGGCGCGATCTCGACTGCGGCGGCCAAGCGTTGTCGCTGCTGACCGCGGTTGACATCAGCGAGCGCATCGAAACCCTGGACTCGCACAAGTCGCAGCAGGAAAAGCTGCTGTTCACCTCGCGGATGATGTCGGTCGGCGAGATGGCCGCCACGCTCGCGCACGAGCTCAACCAGCCGCTGGCGGCGATCGTGAACTACCTCAACGGCAGCCTGCGGCTGGTCGGCCAGGCCGGCGGCCCGGTCCAGGTCGAGCGCGCGCTGCAGGCCGCGCGCACCCAGGCCGAGCATGCGAGCGCGGTGATCGCGCGCGTGCGCGAGTTCGTCCGCGCCCGCGAGCCGCGCCGCGACGCCCAGGAATTGCCGCTGATCGTCGACACCGTGCTCGAGCTGCTGCGGCTGGAAGCCGAGCGTCAGCAGTTGCGCGTGGAACTGGCGCTACCGGCCTCGCTGCCGCCGGTCTATGCCGACCGGGTGATGATCGAGCAGGTGCTGCTGAATCTGGTCAAGAACGCGATCGAGGCGATGCGCGAGGTCCCCGCCGCGCAGCGCGGCCTGCGGATCGAGGCCCGGGTCAACCTGGACGACGAGATCGAGGTCCGGGTCTGCGACCGCGGCCCGGGCCTGAGCCCGGCACAGAGCGAGCAGCTGTTCTCGCCGTTCTACACCACCAAATCCGATGGCCTGGGCATTGGCTTGGCGATCTGCAGGTCGATCATCGAATACCACGAAGGGCGGCTATTCTTCGAGGCCATGGATGGCGGAGGCAGCGTGTTCGGTTTCACGCTGCCCACGCCCGACAGGAGGATCTAG
- a CDS encoding response regulator, translating into MPGTPCVYLVDDNDGFRDSTAWLLETANFEVRAFASAAAFLTVFDSTRHGDDECLVSDIRMPEMSGLQLQDELLRRGSSLPLIFVTAHGDVPLAVEAMRKGASNFLEKPFSDEALVEAIGHALRRERRQAGAPQGEALAKLSPRERQVLDLVVASKPNKIIADILGISIKTVELHRANMMSKLGVRSLPELMKVALGHG; encoded by the coding sequence ATGCCCGGCACGCCTTGCGTCTATCTGGTCGACGACAACGATGGTTTCCGCGACTCCACGGCCTGGCTGCTGGAGACGGCGAACTTCGAAGTGCGGGCGTTCGCATCCGCCGCCGCCTTTTTGACCGTGTTCGACAGCACCCGCCACGGCGACGACGAATGCCTGGTGTCGGACATCCGCATGCCCGAGATGAGCGGCCTGCAGTTGCAGGACGAACTGCTGCGCCGCGGCTCCTCGCTACCGTTGATCTTCGTGACCGCGCACGGCGACGTGCCGCTGGCGGTCGAGGCGATGCGAAAGGGCGCATCGAACTTCCTGGAAAAGCCCTTCAGCGACGAGGCACTGGTCGAGGCGATCGGCCATGCGCTGCGCCGCGAGCGCCGACAGGCGGGGGCGCCCCAGGGCGAGGCGCTGGCGAAACTGAGCCCGCGCGAGCGCCAGGTACTCGACCTGGTCGTGGCCAGCAAGCCCAACAAGATCATCGCCGACATCCTGGGCATCAGCATCAAGACCGTGGAACTGCATCGCGCGAACATGATGAGCAAACTGGGCGTACGCTCGTTGCCCGAACTGATGAAGGTGGCGCTTGGACATGGCTGA
- the sctQ gene encoding type III secretion system cytoplasmic ring protein SctQ produces the protein MADSGASAHPRTATALRERIPHLTAAQAQALRALHRRRRQWPSPAGTLVLREGRPGDPASVFELDADGSRVGLRLSAAPAAADDDALRWQDHQGRARVLAWSLTHEAALVRLSEALGTSLLPLPDPPPAPAVDEVWVDFELRTDDGASLTGSLRASVDWLTAALGRDAATDAVAADTGHWRQLPAAVSLALAGPPLTTADLRDLRPGDVVIVGSTRQPTLHADAVGLRWPIRPGAEGWRIDGPPSPQPRFQESAPMSDTDAPDAPDTPAAEAPAPVEDPASRLPVEVAFELGKVELRLGDVAGLQPGYVFALPAHLEGANVTIRANGRVAGQGELVAVGDTLGVRLLSWS, from the coding sequence ATGGCTGACTCGGGCGCATCGGCCCACCCCCGCACCGCGACCGCGCTGCGCGAGCGCATCCCCCATCTGACCGCCGCCCAGGCGCAGGCACTGCGCGCGCTGCACCGCCGGCGCCGGCAGTGGCCGTCGCCCGCCGGCACGCTGGTCCTGCGCGAGGGCCGCCCCGGCGATCCGGCAAGCGTGTTCGAGCTCGACGCCGACGGCAGCCGGGTGGGCCTGCGCCTGAGCGCAGCACCGGCGGCCGCCGACGATGATGCGCTACGCTGGCAGGACCACCAGGGACGCGCGCGCGTGCTCGCCTGGAGCCTGACGCACGAGGCCGCGCTGGTGCGGCTGAGCGAGGCGCTGGGCACCTCGCTGCTGCCGCTGCCCGACCCACCGCCGGCACCGGCTGTCGATGAGGTCTGGGTCGACTTCGAGCTGCGTACCGACGACGGCGCGTCGCTGACCGGCAGTCTGCGCGCGAGCGTCGACTGGCTGACCGCCGCGCTCGGCCGCGACGCAGCGACCGATGCCGTGGCCGCCGATACCGGCCACTGGCGCCAATTGCCGGCCGCCGTGTCGCTGGCGCTGGCCGGGCCGCCGCTGACCACCGCCGATCTACGCGATCTGCGTCCCGGCGATGTGGTGATCGTCGGTTCGACCCGCCAGCCGACGCTGCACGCCGATGCCGTCGGCCTGCGCTGGCCGATCCGGCCCGGCGCCGAGGGCTGGCGGATCGACGGCCCCCCGAGCCCCCAACCCCGATTCCAGGAGAGTGCCCCAATGAGCGACACCGACGCGCCCGACGCGCCCGACACCCCCGCCGCCGAGGCGCCCGCGCCCGTCGAGGACCCGGCCAGCCGCCTGCCGGTGGAGGTGGCGTTCGAGCTGGGCAAGGTCGAGCTGCGGCTGGGCGATGTCGCCGGCCTGCAGCCGGGCTACGTGTTCGCGCTGCCTGCGCATCTGGAAGGGGCGAACGTGACGATCCGCGCCAACGGCCGTGTCGCCGGCCAAGGGGAACTGGTCGCTGTCGGCGACACGCTCGGCGTGCGCCTGCTGTCCTGGAGCTGA